A window of Eucalyptus grandis isolate ANBG69807.140 chromosome 4, ASM1654582v1, whole genome shotgun sequence genomic DNA:
TGCTTGATATGGACTGCTGAATCAAGGGACCGGCATTGCTACCCAGAGTATCTGCTAGATCTCCAAGGACCCCAATTGCTGTCTTGGTCACCACGTCATCCCTGAGAAGAAACAGATAAGTCAGAAACAAATGTAAAGAATAGCAAAACCTTGAGAGATGAGACAAGAACTAGTTAGAGCACTCACATTTCCTTTTCCATGTACAGACTATCCAAAAACTGAAGAATATGAGGAGCATAAGGCATCAATAGTTGGGTCTTTGGAGAGCCCTTGAATCCTTGAAAGATTCCTGAGTATGCCTCCAATATTCCATTTCTCAGGGAATTAGTATACTCGGTCATATCATCATCTGCACCAGACGTGTGAGCCGATAATTCTGCGGCACTTTGCAGCATGGGCATAGCATAAATCAAGTACTTCTCAAAGTTCTCCCCAATTGCCAAAGCAATGTCACCAAAGCATGAGAATATGGGAGGCTTCACAGACCGATGCAGCTGATTGCTTGACAAGTCTTTCAGCAGTTGTGTCATTATCCCATCACAATATGGCAAGATTTTATCCTCCAGAGCCCTACATAAATCTCCTACAACACCAACTGTGATAGCACAAACCTGGTAATCCTCAAAATTCTGAAGACCCATTTCAAGATACCGATAAAATTCTGACATGTATTTTTCAAAACCAGAGCCCGTAGCATACGCAAGTGCCCCAATAGCAAGCATGGCTTCCTCATGAGCAGTGGCGCTTCTACAAGAAAATACTCTCAAGAAGAGCCCCATCATCTGATCAGCGTACTGCAAAAAGACATACTTTGTTGCCTCAGATGACCCCAGTTTCTGTATAATGACCTGCAAGCAACCGCAGAGAAGACCTTGCAACTCATTTTGCTTCTCCCTCTCATCAGTTGAAAGCTTCTGGGCTTCAAGAGTCTGGTGAAGCTCCATCATAATGTGGGGAACAAGTTGCATCACCATTGGAGACGTGTCATCTGTGGAACACCGTACCACTTCATTTAGAGTTTCGTAAGCTGCAGTGCGGAGGCGTGATTCTCCAGCATCCTCTCTGCGAGTGACAGCATAAAGTGCCTGCAAAATATCCTGGAAAAAGGGAGTCAGTGGAGATGGTGAGGGTCCCATGTCCTCATACCCCTGCGCCAAGAAATATAAAGCCCCACAAGCTTTTTCAGCAACATTGGGGACGTCTTTCATGCTTTGCAAAAGAACTGTTACAATCTGTTGACAGTTTGCTGGAGTAATTATAGGAGTCTCTAACATTGAGCCGTGAAGAAACTCAAACATTCTACCAAGAGTCCACGCAGTGGTGTCCTTCACATGATTACTTGGATCCTTCATCAAAGCACTCAGCATGAAGTTTAGGGCAACATTAACAAGAGGCACGAGCTTCTCTGGAGATGGACCCTCTAGAATAGAGCCAAAAGCATAAGTAGCCGCCTCTCTTTGTCTCCAGTCAGGTTTTGTAATATTCAACTCGATAAATGGCATAACTAGCGGGACGATGTCATCTCCAACTGTTCGTGCAACCAAACCCAAGCATGTCCCTCCAGCCATTGCGATGTTCCAAGCTCCTTCGTCCTGATCTTGATCCTCCTCCTGCTTAAGAAGTGTTTCTAACAGCAGTGGAATGAGTACAGGGAGAGCCTGTTTGATGAAATAGAAGCAAGGAACTTCAGAATCCCCAGTAAAATCACTGCCGTACTCTTCTAAGATATCAATCTCCTCATCGCATATGGAACTCCAGAATTCAATGGCCTGAAGTGCAACAGGCTCCTCATCTTCCTTGACCGCT
This region includes:
- the LOC104441635 gene encoding importin subunit beta-1; this translates as MAMEVTQILLNAQSIDGSVRKHAEDNLKQFQEQNLPGFFLSLAGELANEEKPAESRKLAGLILKNALDAKEQHRKYELVQRWLALDAAVKAQIKNCLIKTLSSPSHDARSTASQVIAKLAGIELPQKEWPELIGTLLTNIQQLPAHTKQATLETLGYICEEVSPEAVEQNHVNQILTAVVQGMNSSEANNDVRLAATRALYNALGFAQANFSNDMERDYIMRVVCEATLSPEVKIRQAAFECLVAISSTYYEKLAPYIHDIFNITAKAVKEDEEPVALQAIEFWSSICDEEIDILEEYGSDFTGDSEVPCFYFIKQALPVLIPLLLETLLKQEEDQDQDEGAWNIAMAGGTCLGLVARTVGDDIVPLVMPFIELNITKPDWRQREAATYAFGSILEGPSPEKLVPLVNVALNFMLSALMKDPSNHVKDTTAWTLGRMFEFLHGSMLETPIITPANCQQIVTVLLQSMKDVPNVAEKACGALYFLAQGYEDMGPSPSPLTPFFQDILQALYAVTRREDAGESRLRTAAYETLNEVVRCSTDDTSPMVMQLVPHIMMELHQTLEAQKLSTDEREKQNELQGLLCGCLQVIIQKLGSSEATKYVFLQYADQMMGLFLRVFSCRSATAHEEAMLAIGALAYATGSGFEKYMSEFYRYLEMGLQNFEDYQVCAITVGVVGDLCRALEDKILPYCDGIMTQLLKDLSSNQLHRSVKPPIFSCFGDIALAIGENFEKYLIYAMPMLQSAAELSAHTSGADDDMTEYTNSLRNGILEAYSGIFQGFKGSPKTQLLMPYAPHILQFLDSLYMEKEMDDVVTKTAIGVLGDLADTLGSNAGPLIQQSISSKDFLNECLSSDDHMIKESAEWAKLAISRAISI